The Burkholderia latens genome segment CCGGATGCCCGCGACGGCCCGCCGCGACCCGTTACGGGCGAGTGTACATTGACTTTATGCATATGCACATATAAATTGCCGGACATGAACGATACCCAGATCGCCCAAGCCTGCAATTGCCTCGCGCTGCGTCAGGCGGCGCGCTTCGTCACGCAGCTCTACGAGCGGCATCTGGCCCCGGTTGGCGTCACGCCCGCGCAGTTCTCGATCATGGCGAACCTGTCGCGCCGGCCCGGCCTCGTGATGAGCGAACTCGCCGATACGCTGGTGATGGACCGCACGACGCTGCTGCGCGCGCTCAAGCCGCTGCAGCGCGACGGATTCGTGGCGGCGACGGCGTCCGAGCACGACGCGCGCGCGCACGCGCTGAGTCTGACGAAACTCGGCGAGCGGACCTACGCGCAGGCCAAAGTCGCATGGCAGGCCGCGCAGGACGAGTTCGAGACGCAGTTCGGCCGCAGCCGGGCCAAGGCGCTGCGCGATGAACTGTCGGGCGTGACGGCGCTGCGCTAGGCGCAACGCGCGCGGTAGTATCGCGAAAGCGATCCGGACCCACCGGACGAGACACGAGGAGCACCCATGCTGCAGTTGAGCGAGCGCGACGACGCGATGTTGCGCGGCGCATTCGGCGACGGCGTCGCACGCGCGATGCGCATCGTCGCGCGCACGGCCGACGTGATGTCCGCGCCGCATCTGATCGACATCACGTGCGCGCATATCGACGGCTGTCTTTATCACGGCCGGACGAGCCTTGACTTCGTCGAGTATTTCGTCGACACCGGCGCGCAGGTCGCGGTGCCCACCACGCTGAACGTCGGGTCGCTCGACCTGATCCATCCCGAGCTTTATCACGGCGACCGCGCGATTCAGCGCGACGCGCAGCGGCTGATGGATGCGCACCTGCAGCTCGGTTGCGAATCGAGCTTCACGTGCGCGCCGTATCAGCTGAAGAATCGTCCGCGTGCCGGCGAGCAGATCGCATGGGCCGAATCCAATGCGATCGTGTTCGCCAACTCCGTGCTCGGCGCGCGCACCAGCCGCTACGGCGATTTTCTCGATCTGGCCGCCGCAATCACCGGCCGCGCGCCGTATGCGGGGCTGCACGTCGAAACGAATCGCGCGGCGCGGATCGTGTTCAACGCGCCGGATTTCGGCGACCGGCCGTCGCGCGACATTTATTTCGCAGCGCTCGGGCTGTTGGTCGGCCGTATCGCGGGCGCGGTCGTGCCCGCGATCGTCGGGCTGCCGCCGGATACCACGGAAGACGAACTGAAGGCGCTCGGCGCGGCCGCCGCGTCGAGCGGCGCCGTCGCGCTGTTCCACGCGGTGGGCGTCACGCCCGAGGCGCCGACGCTCGACGCCGCGCTGCACGGTCGCGCGGCCGAGCGCGTCGTCAACGTCGCGCTCGCCGATCTGGACAACGTCCGCCGCACGCTGAACCACGGCGCGGCAGGCGACACGCTCGTCGCGGTCGCGCTCGGCACGCCGCACTTCTCGCTGGCCGAATTCCGTACGCTCGATGCGCTGCTCGACCAGTTCGACGGCAAGCCCAAGTGCGATTTCTACGTGAACACGAGCCGCTTCGTGCTGTGGGAGCTCGGCGAGCTCGGGCTTGCGGAGAAATTCGACGCGCGCGGTATCCAGATCGTCGTCGATACGTGCACGTACATCACGCCGGTGATGAAACAGCTGTCCGGCCTCGTGATGACCAATTCGGGGAAATGGGCGTCGTATGCGCCCGCGAACATCGGCGTCACGGTCGCTTACGGCAGCATGCGCGAGTGCGTGCGTTCCGCGTTCGAAGGAAAGGTGCGATTCGATGACTGACGCAACGATTCGGACACTGACGGGCGACACGCTCGTGCCGGGCGGCGCGTGCGCGCACACGATCGTCCTCGACAAGCCGCTCAGCTTCTGGGGCGGCTACGACTCCGGCGCCGGACAGATCGTCGATCGCGGGCACCCGCAGGCCGGCGCGAGCCTCGCCGGCCGGATCATGGTGATGCCGCACGCGAAGGGATCGAGTTCGAGCAGCAGCGTGCTCGCGGAAGCGGTGCGCAACGGCACGGGGCCGGTCGGGATCGTGCTGAAGGAGCGCGACCTGATCATTTCGATCGGCGCGATCGTCGCCGCCGAACTGTATGCGATCGCGGTGCCGGTCGTATGCGTGACGGATGCCGTGTATGACGCGATCGTCGCCGCGCGCGGCGACGTGCGGATCGATGCACG includes the following:
- a CDS encoding aconitase X, with amino-acid sequence MLQLSERDDAMLRGAFGDGVARAMRIVARTADVMSAPHLIDITCAHIDGCLYHGRTSLDFVEYFVDTGAQVAVPTTLNVGSLDLIHPELYHGDRAIQRDAQRLMDAHLQLGCESSFTCAPYQLKNRPRAGEQIAWAESNAIVFANSVLGARTSRYGDFLDLAAAITGRAPYAGLHVETNRAARIVFNAPDFGDRPSRDIYFAALGLLVGRIAGAVVPAIVGLPPDTTEDELKALGAAAASSGAVALFHAVGVTPEAPTLDAALHGRAAERVVNVALADLDNVRRTLNHGAAGDTLVAVALGTPHFSLAEFRTLDALLDQFDGKPKCDFYVNTSRFVLWELGELGLAEKFDARGIQIVVDTCTYITPVMKQLSGLVMTNSGKWASYAPANIGVTVAYGSMRECVRSAFEGKVRFDD
- a CDS encoding aconitase X swivel domain-containing protein; this encodes MTDATIRTLTGDTLVPGGACAHTIVLDKPLSFWGGYDSGAGQIVDRGHPQAGASLAGRIMVMPHAKGSSSSSSVLAEAVRNGTGPVGIVLKERDLIISIGAIVAAELYAIAVPVVCVTDAVYDAIVAARGDVRIDAREGDGGARIYVGN
- a CDS encoding MarR family winged helix-turn-helix transcriptional regulator gives rise to the protein MNDTQIAQACNCLALRQAARFVTQLYERHLAPVGVTPAQFSIMANLSRRPGLVMSELADTLVMDRTTLLRALKPLQRDGFVAATASEHDARAHALSLTKLGERTYAQAKVAWQAAQDEFETQFGRSRAKALRDELSGVTALR